One window from the genome of Drosophila albomicans strain 15112-1751.03 chromosome 2L, ASM965048v2, whole genome shotgun sequence encodes:
- the LOC117564649 gene encoding uncharacterized protein LOC117564649 isoform X3, translating into MASRFLTALSLMALAGSCLGGFAATYAGYHPGFATYQSAPAVYHAAPAAALYHQAAAAPVLAKTLLPAAPIYTKSYAVPSPFVKAVAPVAAVAPVAPVAAPVVELESAPRYDFSYGVHDSLTGDIKSQVESRDGGNVVGSYSVLDADGYKRTVTYTADDINGFNAVVHREPVVAARAAVVAPVATAPVVAAAPVVAAPATFPAPIYYPQAQQQVFQPQQQLFQPQQVNVEQESEVVEAPRQPEQEPAPIDYTEEQQQQQQLYPQDQQFPPYPSASPAPADSSDGDNDSDVVEARVAKENGSTTPASAPAPVNEDNKEEDKKSA; encoded by the exons ATGGCAAGTCGA TTTCTGACCGCACTCTCCCTGATGGCGCTCGCTGGCAGCTGTCTAGGTGGCTTCGCAGCCACGTACGCTGGTTACCATCCCGGCTTTGCCACCTATCAGTCAGCTCCCGCTGTCTACCATGCGgcaccagctgctgctctctATCATCAGGCAGCGGCGGCTCCAGTGTTGGCCAAAACGCTGCTGCCAGCTGCACCGATTTACACAAAGTCATACGCTGTGCCCTCGCCCTTTGTGAAGGCTGTTGCCccagttgctgcagttgctccagTTGCTCCAGTGGCTGCTCCCGTT GTGGAACTGGAGTCTGCGCCCCGTTACGATTTCTCCTATGGCGTCCATGACTCGCTCACCGGCGATATCAAGAGCCAAGTGGAAAGCCGCGACGGTGGTAATGTGGTTGGCTCCTACAGTGTCCTCGATGCCGATGGTTATAAGCGCACAGTGACCTACACCGCCGACGACATCAATGGCTTCAATGCTGTGGTGCACCGTGAGCCTGTGGTTGCTGCCCGTGCTGCAGTCGTCGCACCTGTTGCCACCGCTCCAGTGGTTGCCGCTGCTCCAGTGGTTGCCGCTCCAGCCACATTCCCCGCACCAATCTACTACCCACAAGCCCAGCAGCAAGTGTtccagccacaacagcagctttTCCAGCCACAACAGGTTAATGTCGAGCAGGAGAGCGAAGTTGTGGAGGCACCTCGTCAGCCCGAACAGGAGCCAGCGCCCATTGACTACAcggaggagcagcagcaacagcagcagctttacCCACAGGATCAGCAGTTCCCACCTTATCCATCAGCGTCCCCAGCTCCGGCTGATTCCAGCGATGGCGACAACGATTCCGATGTGGTAGAAGCTCGTGTTGCTAAGGAAAACGGTTCCACTACcccagcttcagctccagctccagtgAACGAGGACAATAAGGAGGAGGACAAAAAGTCGGCATAA
- the LOC117564649 gene encoding uncharacterized protein LOC117564649 isoform X2 → MASRFLTALSLMALAGSCLGGFAATYAGYHPGFATYQSAPAVYHAAPAAALYHQAAAAPVLAKTLLPAAPIYTKSYAVPSPFVKAVAPVAAVAPVAPVAAPVQVELESAPRYDFSYGVHDSLTGDIKSQVESRDGGNVVGSYSVLDADGYKRTVTYTADDINGFNAVVHREPVVAARAAVVAPVATAPVVAAAPVVAAPATFPAPIYYPQAQQQVFQPQQQLFQPQQVNVEQESEVVEAPRQPEQEPAPIDYTEEQQQQQQLYPQDQQFPPYPSASPAPADSSDGDNDSDVVEARVAKENGSTTPASAPAPVNEDNKEEDKKSA, encoded by the exons ATGGCAAGTCGA TTTCTGACCGCACTCTCCCTGATGGCGCTCGCTGGCAGCTGTCTAGGTGGCTTCGCAGCCACGTACGCTGGTTACCATCCCGGCTTTGCCACCTATCAGTCAGCTCCCGCTGTCTACCATGCGgcaccagctgctgctctctATCATCAGGCAGCGGCGGCTCCAGTGTTGGCCAAAACGCTGCTGCCAGCTGCACCGATTTACACAAAGTCATACGCTGTGCCCTCGCCCTTTGTGAAGGCTGTTGCCccagttgctgcagttgctccagTTGCTCCAGTGGCTGCTCCCGTT CAGGTGGAACTGGAGTCTGCGCCCCGTTACGATTTCTCCTATGGCGTCCATGACTCGCTCACCGGCGATATCAAGAGCCAAGTGGAAAGCCGCGACGGTGGTAATGTGGTTGGCTCCTACAGTGTCCTCGATGCCGATGGTTATAAGCGCACAGTGACCTACACCGCCGACGACATCAATGGCTTCAATGCTGTGGTGCACCGTGAGCCTGTGGTTGCTGCCCGTGCTGCAGTCGTCGCACCTGTTGCCACCGCTCCAGTGGTTGCCGCTGCTCCAGTGGTTGCCGCTCCAGCCACATTCCCCGCACCAATCTACTACCCACAAGCCCAGCAGCAAGTGTtccagccacaacagcagctttTCCAGCCACAACAGGTTAATGTCGAGCAGGAGAGCGAAGTTGTGGAGGCACCTCGTCAGCCCGAACAGGAGCCAGCGCCCATTGACTACAcggaggagcagcagcaacagcagcagctttacCCACAGGATCAGCAGTTCCCACCTTATCCATCAGCGTCCCCAGCTCCGGCTGATTCCAGCGATGGCGACAACGATTCCGATGTGGTAGAAGCTCGTGTTGCTAAGGAAAACGGTTCCACTACcccagcttcagctccagctccagtgAACGAGGACAATAAGGAGGAGGACAAAAAGTCGGCATAA
- the LOC117564649 gene encoding calphotin isoform X1: MASRFLTALSLMALAGSCLGGFAATYAGYHPGFATYQSAPAVYHAAPAAALYHQAAAAPVLAKTLLPAAPIYTKSYAVPSPFVKAVAPVAAVAPVAPVAAPVVSTYAAPAIAPVVKTVAPIVKQVELESAPRYDFSYGVHDSLTGDIKSQVESRDGGNVVGSYSVLDADGYKRTVTYTADDINGFNAVVHREPVVAARAAVVAPVATAPVVAAAPVVAAPATFPAPIYYPQAQQQVFQPQQQLFQPQQVNVEQESEVVEAPRQPEQEPAPIDYTEEQQQQQQLYPQDQQFPPYPSASPAPADSSDGDNDSDVVEARVAKENGSTTPASAPAPVNEDNKEEDKKSA; encoded by the exons ATGGCAAGTCGA TTTCTGACCGCACTCTCCCTGATGGCGCTCGCTGGCAGCTGTCTAGGTGGCTTCGCAGCCACGTACGCTGGTTACCATCCCGGCTTTGCCACCTATCAGTCAGCTCCCGCTGTCTACCATGCGgcaccagctgctgctctctATCATCAGGCAGCGGCGGCTCCAGTGTTGGCCAAAACGCTGCTGCCAGCTGCACCGATTTACACAAAGTCATACGCTGTGCCCTCGCCCTTTGTGAAGGCTGTTGCCccagttgctgcagttgctccagTTGCTCCAGTGGCTGCTCCCGTTGTGAGTACTTACGCAGCTCCCGCTATCGCTCCCGTTGTGAAGACCGTTGCCCCGATTGTCAAGCAGGTGGAACTGGAGTCTGCGCCCCGTTACGATTTCTCCTATGGCGTCCATGACTCGCTCACCGGCGATATCAAGAGCCAAGTGGAAAGCCGCGACGGTGGTAATGTGGTTGGCTCCTACAGTGTCCTCGATGCCGATGGTTATAAGCGCACAGTGACCTACACCGCCGACGACATCAATGGCTTCAATGCTGTGGTGCACCGTGAGCCTGTGGTTGCTGCCCGTGCTGCAGTCGTCGCACCTGTTGCCACCGCTCCAGTGGTTGCCGCTGCTCCAGTGGTTGCCGCTCCAGCCACATTCCCCGCACCAATCTACTACCCACAAGCCCAGCAGCAAGTGTtccagccacaacagcagctttTCCAGCCACAACAGGTTAATGTCGAGCAGGAGAGCGAAGTTGTGGAGGCACCTCGTCAGCCCGAACAGGAGCCAGCGCCCATTGACTACAcggaggagcagcagcaacagcagcagctttacCCACAGGATCAGCAGTTCCCACCTTATCCATCAGCGTCCCCAGCTCCGGCTGATTCCAGCGATGGCGACAACGATTCCGATGTGGTAGAAGCTCGTGTTGCTAAGGAAAACGGTTCCACTACcccagcttcagctccagctccagtgAACGAGGACAATAAGGAGGAGGACAAAAAGTCGGCATAA